In Streptomyces sp. HUAS ZL42, the DNA window GTCTGTACGGCCACTTCGGGCAGGGCTGTGTGCACACCCGTATCCCCTTCGACCTGTACACCGCCGACGGGGTGGCCGCCTACCGGCGGTTCATGGAGCGGGCGGCCGATCTGGTCGCCGAGTTCGGCGGCTCCTTCTCCGGGGAGCACGGCGACGGGCAGAGCCGGGGCGAGCTGCTGCCGCGGATGTTCGGGCGGGAGATCGTCGAGGCGTTCGGGCGGCTCAAGGCCGTGTTCGATCCGGGCGACCGGATGAACCCCGGCAAGGTCGTGGCGCCGTACCGGATGGACGAGAACCTGCGGCTCGGCGGCGACTGGGCGCCGCACGACCCGCAGAAGCTCCACTTCCGCTTCCCGGAGGACGGCAACTCCTTCGCCGAGGCCGCCAATCGGTGCGTCGGCGTCGGCAAGTGCCGGCAGCTCACCAACAAGGGCGGGGCGGTGATGTGCCCCTCCTACCAGGTGACTCTGGAGGAGGAGCACTCCACGCGCGGACGGGCCCGGCTGCTGTTCGAGATGCTCGACGGGCACGGCGACAGCGCGATCCGGGACGGCTGGCGCTCGGAGGCCGTCCGGGACGCACTCGATCTGTGCCTGGCCTGCAAAGGGTGCAAGAGGGACTGTCCTGCCGACGTGGACATGGCCACGTACAAGGCGGAGTTCCTGGCCCACCACTACGCGGGCCGCGCATGGCGCAGGCCGCGCTCCGACTGGTCGATGGGGTGGCTGCCCGTCGTCGCGCAGGCGGTGGGCCGCGCCCGGCTCGGCCCGGTCGTCAACACGCTGACCCACGCTCCCGGGCTGTCCCGGGCGGCCGTCGCGGTCGCCGGGATCGAGGACCGGGAGGTGCCGCTGTTCGCGCGGGAGACGCTGCAGCAGTGGTACGGCCGCCGGCACGAGCCGCGCGGTGACGGCCGGCGCGGCACCGTCGTCCTCTGGCCCGACACGTTCACCAACCACTTCCACCCGCACATCGGCCGGGCGGCCGTACGGCTCCTCGAACACGCGGGCTGGCGGGTGGTCGTGCCCGGCGAGCCGCTGTGCTGCGGACTGACGTGGATCTCCACGGGGCAGCTCGGCGTCGCCCGGCGCATGCTCGCCCGCACCGTGCGCCGGATCGCCGGGCATCTCCACGCCGGCGGCCTGGTGGTCGGCCTGGAACCCAGCTGTACGGCGGTCTTCCGGTCCGACGCCGCCGAGCTGTTCCCCGGCGACCGCGACGTGCGCAGGCTGCGCGGCCAGACGGTGACCCTCGCCGAGCTGCTCACCGAGCACAGTCCCGGCTACGAACCCCCGCGGGTGCCGGAGCGCGCCTCGCGGGCACTCGCCCAGGTCCACTGTCACCAGCACGCGATCACCGGCTGGGCCGCCGACCAGGAGCTGCTGCGCCGCGCCGGGGTCGACGCCGAACCACTGGAGTCCGGCTGCTGCGGCCTCGCCGGCAACTTCGGCTTCGAACGCGGGCACCTCGAGGTCAGCCGTGCGTGCGCGGAACGCGTCCTGCTGCCCCGGCTGCGCGCGACGGACACGGCGACGGCCGTCCTCGCCGACGGCTTCAGCTGCCGCACGCAGATCCACGAGTTCGACAGCGGCGGCCACGAGGCCGTACACCTCGCGGAACTCCTCGCCACGGCACTTCCCGGAGACCCCGGCAGCGCACACGGCACCGCACCGGACGCGCACCCGTCCCGACGCTCCTGACAACGCGCGGTCCAGTCCGGCGCCTCGCGGGGGGATGCCGGGCAACACACATGGCCACCACCCCGACGCCGGCACGGCCGACAAGCGGCCCCCTCACACCGAGTTCAGACCGGCGCCACCCGGACGAGGCCGGGCAACACACGACCACCACACCCGACGCCCACCCACCCCGACGCCCAGCCGACAGACCAGGGCCCCTCACGCCGAGGACAGACCGCCACCACCCGGACGAGACCGGGGACACAGACGACCACCACCCCGACGCCGACACGACCGACCACGGCCCCCTCACACCGAGTTCAGACCGGCGCCACCCGGACGAGGCCGGGCAACACACGACCACCACACCCGACGCCCAGCCGACCGACCACGGCCCCTCACGCCGAGGACAGACCGCCGCCACCCGGCGGGCCGGGCAACACACACGGCGCCGCGCCAGGCACCCACCCGTCCGCCGACGGCGCCGTTCCCGCCCGGGCTCAGGCCGCCAGTGCGGCGACGGGCTCCTCGGGCTCGGACAGCTGGTCCATCAGGGTCGCCCGGGCCCGGGCGACACGGGAGCGGACCGTGCCGACCGGGCAGTCGCTCAGCTGCGCGGCCTCCGCGTAGGGCAGACCGAGCAGTTGCGTCAGGACGAACGCCTCCCGGCGCTCGTCCGGCAGCGCCGCCAGCAGATCCAGCAGAGCGATGCCGTCGTCGAAGCCGGGCAGACCGCGCGGTTGCGCCAGCTCCACGGCCAGCGTCCAGTCCGCCACGTCCGACAACCGCGGCCGGGCGGCGGAGCGCCGATAGCTGTCGATCACCGCGCGCCGCGCGATGGACAGCAGCCA includes these proteins:
- a CDS encoding FAD-binding and (Fe-S)-binding domain-containing protein — its product is MGAPDLPAPVAVRPAASPVDPARLEEALRERVDGEVRFDSGSRAAYSTDASNFRQTPIGVVVPHSPEAAAEAVAVAREHGAPVLSRGGGTSLAGQCTNTAVVIDWSKYCHEVESVDAEARTCVAQPGIVLDELNRRLAPTGLRFGPEPATHMNCTIGGMIGNNSCGATAQANGKVVDNIRRLEVLLYDGTRFWCGETSDEEYTEIERHGDLRAAVYRRLRALRDTYGEEIRRRFPDIPRRVSGYNLDSLLPEHGFDVAGLLVGSESTLVTVLRAELELVPVVKERTLVVLGFPGIDRAADAVPAILPYEPIALEGVDHRLIRDERIKHLNPQAIAQLPEGNAYLMVQFGADTVEEADERAHRMLDGLDETEHDPEVAFLDDPAHEEQLWQVREAGLGATAHIPGRPDTFEGWEDSAVAPERLGDYLRRLRGLFEEFGYLSDTGPSLYGHFGQGCVHTRIPFDLYTADGVAAYRRFMERAADLVAEFGGSFSGEHGDGQSRGELLPRMFGREIVEAFGRLKAVFDPGDRMNPGKVVAPYRMDENLRLGGDWAPHDPQKLHFRFPEDGNSFAEAANRCVGVGKCRQLTNKGGAVMCPSYQVTLEEEHSTRGRARLLFEMLDGHGDSAIRDGWRSEAVRDALDLCLACKGCKRDCPADVDMATYKAEFLAHHYAGRAWRRPRSDWSMGWLPVVAQAVGRARLGPVVNTLTHAPGLSRAAVAVAGIEDREVPLFARETLQQWYGRRHEPRGDGRRGTVVLWPDTFTNHFHPHIGRAAVRLLEHAGWRVVVPGEPLCCGLTWISTGQLGVARRMLARTVRRIAGHLHAGGLVVGLEPSCTAVFRSDAAELFPGDRDVRRLRGQTVTLAELLTEHSPGYEPPRVPERASRALAQVHCHQHAITGWAADQELLRRAGVDAEPLESGCCGLAGNFGFERGHLEVSRACAERVLLPRLRATDTATAVLADGFSCRTQIHEFDSGGHEAVHLAELLATALPGDPGSAHGTAPDAHPSRRS
- a CDS encoding sigma-70 family RNA polymerase sigma factor; this encodes MITSALPAQHDMSEDSPSTDESTTAWALAARTGDEDAVDRFVRSLHRDVLRYVVHLCADPQAADDLVQDTFLRALTGLHRFEGRSSARSWLLSIARRAVIDSYRRSAARPRLSDVADWTLAVELAQPRGLPGFDDGIALLDLLAALPDERREAFVLTQLLGLPYAEAAQLSDCPVGTVRSRVARARATLMDQLSEPEEPVAALAA